In Simplicispira sp. 125, one DNA window encodes the following:
- the proV gene encoding glycine betaine/L-proline ABC transporter ATP-binding protein ProV: MAKKITIEHVFKVFGDAPNTALELVRQGCSKQDILARTGQSIGVFDAHFTIGAGEIFVVMGLSGSGKSTLVRMLNRLIDPTAGRVLVDGVDLASLPDAQLRALRRKDISMVFQSFALMPHMTVLDNTAFGLELAGVDRVERQAQAAQALEQVGLAGWGASYPDELSGGMQQRVGLARALASDPSILLMDEAFSALDPIIRTEMQTELLRLQQIKRRTVVFISHDLDEAMRIGDRIAIMKDGQVVQVGTPDEILRHPADDYVRNFVRGVDAAAVFKAGDIARRPLTIVSEQNDRGSRAALKLIENDDRDFAYIVNTQGRYLGTVSADSLRSALDGHQGPLGLQHAFLNGLEPIAADAPVADLFGQVAHAPCAVPVVKGDGRLAGVISKTTLLKFLDRDTPPIEASAAPQAAMAFAH; the protein is encoded by the coding sequence ATGGCCAAAAAAATTACCATTGAGCATGTATTCAAGGTGTTCGGCGACGCGCCGAACACTGCACTTGAACTGGTGCGGCAAGGCTGCAGCAAGCAGGACATTCTGGCGCGCACAGGCCAGTCGATTGGCGTGTTCGATGCCCACTTCACCATCGGCGCGGGCGAGATCTTTGTGGTCATGGGTTTGTCGGGTTCCGGTAAATCCACGCTGGTGCGCATGCTCAACCGCTTGATCGATCCCACCGCCGGCCGCGTGCTGGTCGATGGTGTCGATCTGGCCTCACTGCCCGACGCCCAGTTACGCGCCCTGCGGCGCAAGGACATCAGCATGGTGTTCCAGTCGTTCGCGCTCATGCCGCACATGACCGTGCTGGACAACACCGCCTTCGGCCTGGAGCTGGCGGGCGTGGACCGGGTTGAGCGCCAGGCCCAGGCAGCCCAGGCACTGGAACAGGTCGGTCTGGCCGGTTGGGGCGCCAGTTACCCCGACGAGTTGTCGGGCGGCATGCAACAGCGCGTGGGACTGGCGCGCGCCCTCGCATCCGACCCCTCCATCCTGCTCATGGACGAGGCCTTCTCCGCCCTGGACCCCATCATCCGTACAGAGATGCAGACCGAACTGCTGCGCCTGCAGCAGATCAAGCGCCGCACCGTTGTCTTTATTTCACACGACCTGGACGAAGCCATGCGCATCGGTGACCGCATCGCCATCATGAAAGACGGTCAGGTCGTGCAAGTGGGCACACCGGATGAAATCCTGCGCCACCCCGCCGACGATTACGTGCGCAACTTTGTGCGCGGTGTCGATGCAGCAGCCGTATTCAAGGCGGGTGACATCGCGCGTCGGCCGCTGACCATCGTTTCGGAACAGAACGACCGGGGCTCGCGCGCCGCACTCAAGCTGATCGAAAACGACGACCGCGACTTCGCTTACATCGTCAACACCCAGGGCCGCTACCTGGGAACCGTGTCTGCCGATTCGCTGCGCAGCGCGCTCGACGGTCACCAGGGCCCGCTCGGTCTGCAGCATGCTTTTTTGAACGGCCTGGAGCCTATTGCTGCCGACGCCCCTGTGGCCGACCTGTTTGGCCAGGTGGCGCATGCACCTTGCGCGGTCCCTGTGGTCAAGGGCGATGGACGTCTGGCCGGTGTCATCAGCAAGACCACGCTGCTCAAGTTCCTCGACCGAGACACCCCACCTATCGAAGCCAGTGCTGCCCCGCAAGCCGCCATGGCCTTCGCCCACTGA
- the proW gene encoding glycine betaine/L-proline ABC transporter permease ProW, with protein sequence MNESTAMQQAAPDMPLAPPADTNPWATGGDAASLAPSPWDSTAAPSAAATAPPDTDAWGTTTAPADPSAASSWLDAPANAHDALTAQADAAGQHTGFALHQLWDGSLPIEAWINQGLAWVVQNFRPFFQTVRVPIDGTLSWVEGLLTSAPALAMIALLGLLAWQFAGRLIAVGAVVSLLVVAMLGIWPEAMVTLSLVLTSLVFCVVIGLPLGIFLASSDRAQNTMRPFLDAMQTTPAFVYLVPVVMLFGIGNVPGVIVTIVFALPPLVRLTNLGIRQVRPDLIEAGRAYGASPLQMLLKVQLPLAMPSVMAGINQSLMLSLSMVVIASMIAVGGLGQMVLRGIGRLDMGLATVGGLGIVLLAITLDRITQAMGQPRRGVRHWWQTGPTGLVLRLLRARPAQAAATAQGASHPAPSSAHG encoded by the coding sequence ATGAACGAATCCACTGCGATGCAACAGGCCGCGCCCGATATGCCGCTGGCGCCTCCCGCAGACACCAACCCCTGGGCGACGGGCGGCGACGCCGCGTCTTTGGCACCATCGCCCTGGGACAGCACGGCAGCCCCTTCGGCGGCAGCAACGGCGCCCCCCGATACCGACGCCTGGGGCACGACAACCGCCCCCGCCGACCCGTCAGCCGCCAGCAGCTGGCTCGATGCACCGGCCAATGCCCACGACGCCCTGACCGCGCAAGCCGATGCTGCGGGCCAACACACCGGCTTTGCACTGCACCAGTTATGGGATGGCTCACTTCCCATAGAGGCCTGGATCAACCAAGGCCTGGCCTGGGTGGTGCAGAACTTCCGCCCCTTCTTCCAGACGGTGCGCGTACCGATTGATGGCACGCTTTCCTGGGTGGAAGGACTGCTCACCAGTGCTCCAGCACTGGCCATGATCGCCTTGCTGGGCCTGCTGGCCTGGCAATTTGCCGGGCGCCTGATTGCCGTGGGCGCTGTAGTGTCGCTGCTGGTGGTGGCCATGCTGGGCATCTGGCCCGAGGCCATGGTGACGCTGTCGTTGGTGCTCACTTCGCTGGTGTTCTGCGTGGTCATCGGTTTGCCGCTGGGTATTTTTCTCGCATCCAGCGACCGGGCACAAAACACCATGCGTCCCTTCCTGGACGCCATGCAGACCACGCCAGCCTTCGTGTACCTGGTACCGGTGGTGATGCTGTTTGGCATTGGCAATGTGCCGGGCGTCATCGTCACCATCGTGTTTGCGCTGCCGCCGCTGGTTCGCCTGACCAACCTGGGCATCCGCCAGGTGCGGCCCGACCTGATCGAAGCCGGGCGTGCCTACGGCGCCTCGCCCCTGCAGATGCTGCTCAAGGTGCAACTGCCACTGGCCATGCCCTCGGTGATGGCTGGGATCAACCAGTCGCTCATGCTCTCGCTGTCCATGGTCGTCATCGCTTCCATGATTGCCGTCGGGGGCCTGGGCCAGATGGTGCTGCGCGGCATTGGCCGGCTCGACATGGGCCTGGCCACCGTCGGGGGCCTGGGCATTGTGCTGCTGGCCATCACGCTGGACCGCATCACCCAGGCCATGGGCCAGCCGCGCCGCGGTGTGCGCCACTGGTGGCAGACCGGCCCGACCGGGTTGGTGCTGCGCCTGCTGCGTGCCCGGCCCGCGCAAGCCGCCGCCACCGCGCAGGGCGCCAGCCACCCTGCCCCTTCATCCGCACACGGATGA
- the proX gene encoding glycine betaine/L-proline ABC transporter substrate-binding protein ProX — translation MHATTPVTIHRLLAAAALTLGLAGAANAESLPGKGIQVQPLKSSIAEETFQTQLVMKALETLGYDVQPIKEVEYPTAHIAIANGDATFMADHWNPMHADFYKNAGGDDKLSRKGVYSDHAAQGYLIDKKTADQYRITSIAQFTDPKIAKLFDADGDGKADLTGCNPGWGCEAVIEHQLTAFKLRDAITHQQGSYSALIADTITRYKAGKPVFYYTWTPYWVSAQLKPGKDVVWLEVPFSSLPGEQGKLDTQLPNGKNYGFVVNKQQIVANKAFVEKNPAAGKLFEVMQLSINDINAQNNRMAQGENTAADITRHTEGWIKAHQKTFDQWIAQARAAAK, via the coding sequence ATGCATGCAACAACCCCCGTCACTATCCACCGCCTACTGGCCGCTGCCGCTCTCACCTTGGGTCTGGCCGGAGCCGCCAACGCCGAATCCTTGCCCGGCAAGGGCATTCAGGTACAGCCGCTCAAAAGCTCAATCGCCGAAGAAACATTCCAGACCCAGCTGGTCATGAAGGCCTTGGAGACACTCGGCTACGACGTCCAACCCATCAAGGAAGTGGAATACCCCACGGCCCACATCGCCATTGCCAATGGCGACGCCACCTTCATGGCCGACCACTGGAACCCCATGCACGCCGACTTCTACAAGAACGCCGGTGGCGACGACAAGCTCTCGCGCAAAGGCGTGTACTCGGACCATGCCGCGCAGGGTTACCTGATCGACAAGAAGACCGCCGACCAATACAGGATCACCAGCATCGCCCAGTTCACCGACCCGAAGATCGCCAAGCTCTTTGACGCCGATGGCGACGGCAAGGCCGACCTGACGGGCTGCAACCCGGGCTGGGGCTGCGAGGCCGTCATTGAGCACCAGCTCACCGCCTTCAAGCTGCGCGATGCCATCACGCACCAGCAGGGCAGCTACTCGGCATTGATTGCCGACACCATCACCCGCTACAAAGCCGGCAAGCCCGTGTTTTATTACACCTGGACGCCCTACTGGGTGAGCGCACAGCTCAAGCCTGGCAAGGACGTGGTCTGGCTGGAAGTGCCGTTTTCTTCGCTGCCCGGCGAGCAGGGCAAGCTCGACACCCAGCTGCCCAATGGCAAGAACTACGGCTTCGTGGTGAACAAGCAGCAGATCGTGGCCAACAAGGCCTTTGTGGAGAAGAACCCCGCCGCAGGCAAGCTGTTTGAAGTGATGCAGCTGTCGATCAACGACATCAACGCACAGAACAACCGCATGGCCCAGGGCGAGAACACCGCAGCTGACATCACGCGCCACACCGAAGGCTGGATCAAGGCGCACCAAAAAACCTTTGACCAATGGATCGCACAGGCACGTGCTGCTGCAAAATAA
- a CDS encoding phospholipase D family protein, translating to MPPTHKGWRAWLAGIAALLATGCSGLPQEVDRPVSHALTAPSGTTLGRLVQERHKSAGARFPSGFQLLSGPQAAYSSRLALVEAAEKTLDLQYYAIHADASTERLLTGVVAAARRGVRVRVLLDDFHSTGRDAQVMRLAFEPNIEMRMFNPVPGARGSGLGRMLSMLADFKRMQQRMHNKLFIADNAMGVSGGRNLGDAYFGNAESGNFVDMDVLAAGPVVQELSRSFDSYWNNQRAYPVQSLITRKELDALRSSFDASDAATPATPNPTTEPQGQPQGSDAQRAYIWNQEPMDLAQAGLVWAPAAVLVDQPAKIPSDEPNGAVPLPERAPSGASPLSITARKTPGTPAAAPVAGDAATDTVVDGLLQLMGYARKELLIISPYFVPGPDMLQAFAAARARGVRVRVLTNSLASNDAPIAHVGYARHRPELLAMGVELFEMRSELAGLRGAFSSSGSTGGSRAMLHSKLLVMDERLLAVGSMNLDQRSQRQNTEIALLIRSKELSGQVTERIKQALGAVAWEVTLTEDRQLRWHAPQGSDLPDSHTEPDTSLPLRLMLRLLGPLAPDSLL from the coding sequence ATGCCCCCGACACACAAAGGCTGGCGGGCCTGGCTGGCAGGCATCGCGGCCTTGTTGGCGACAGGCTGCTCGGGATTGCCGCAGGAAGTGGATCGGCCCGTCAGCCACGCCCTGACAGCGCCCTCCGGCACCACACTGGGCCGGCTGGTGCAGGAACGCCACAAGAGTGCGGGTGCGCGCTTCCCCTCCGGGTTCCAACTTCTCAGCGGCCCGCAGGCGGCCTACAGCAGCCGCCTGGCCTTGGTCGAGGCAGCCGAAAAAACACTCGACCTGCAGTACTACGCCATCCACGCCGACGCCAGCACCGAGCGCCTGTTGACCGGCGTCGTGGCCGCTGCTCGGCGGGGCGTGCGGGTGCGCGTGCTGCTGGACGATTTCCACAGTACCGGGCGCGACGCACAGGTGATGCGCCTGGCCTTCGAGCCCAACATCGAAATGCGCATGTTCAACCCCGTGCCCGGTGCACGCGGCTCGGGCTTGGGCCGCATGCTCAGCATGCTGGCGGACTTCAAGCGCATGCAGCAGCGCATGCACAACAAACTGTTCATTGCCGACAATGCCATGGGCGTGTCCGGCGGACGCAACCTGGGCGATGCCTATTTTGGGAATGCGGAAAGTGGCAATTTTGTGGACATGGACGTGCTGGCGGCCGGCCCTGTGGTGCAAGAGCTTTCGCGCAGCTTCGACAGCTATTGGAACAACCAGCGCGCCTACCCGGTGCAATCCCTCATCACACGCAAAGAGCTCGATGCCCTGCGCAGCAGCTTCGATGCGTCAGATGCGGCTACGCCCGCGACGCCCAACCCCACCACAGAGCCCCAAGGCCAACCCCAGGGCAGCGATGCCCAGCGTGCCTACATCTGGAACCAGGAACCCATGGACCTGGCCCAGGCGGGCCTGGTCTGGGCCCCCGCTGCAGTCCTGGTAGACCAACCGGCCAAGATACCCTCCGACGAGCCAAACGGTGCGGTACCGCTGCCCGAACGGGCCCCCTCCGGGGCATCGCCGTTGTCGATCACGGCGCGCAAAACGCCAGGCACCCCTGCGGCGGCTCCGGTAGCGGGCGATGCCGCCACAGACACGGTGGTCGATGGCCTGCTGCAGTTGATGGGCTATGCGCGCAAAGAGCTGCTCATCATTTCGCCCTACTTCGTGCCAGGCCCCGACATGCTCCAGGCCTTTGCCGCCGCACGTGCCCGGGGCGTGCGGGTGCGGGTGCTGACCAACTCCCTGGCGTCCAACGACGCCCCCATCGCACATGTGGGCTATGCACGCCACCGGCCCGAACTGCTGGCCATGGGGGTCGAGCTGTTCGAAATGCGCAGCGAACTTGCGGGCCTGCGCGGTGCCTTCAGTTCCTCGGGGAGCACGGGCGGCTCGCGGGCCATGCTGCATTCCAAATTGCTGGTGATGGATGAACGGTTACTGGCAGTGGGCTCCATGAACCTGGACCAGCGTTCGCAGCGGCAAAACACTGAAATTGCCCTGCTGATCCGCAGCAAGGAGCTATCGGGCCAGGTCACCGAGCGCATCAAACAGGCCCTGGGCGCAGTGGCCTGGGAGGTGACGCTCACCGAAGACCGGCAACTGCGCTGGCACGCCCCGCAGGGCAGCGACCTGCCCGACAGCCACACCGAGCCCGACACCAGCCTGCCCCTGCGGCTGATGCTCAGGCTGCTGGGGCCGCTGGCGCCCGATAGCCTGCTGTAG
- a CDS encoding tRNA-dihydrouridine synthase, which produces MEGLLDFVLRDVLTRVGGVDRCVSEFIRITGTLLPDKVFLRYVPELLHGGRTLAGVPVRAQLLGSDPVCMAENAASLAALGPEGIDLNFGCPAKVVNRHGGGAALLQEPERIATVVAAVRRAVPAHMPVSAKMRLGFNDASLARECAQAMEDGGACEIVVHARTKQDGYRPPAYWEHIPALRAAVSVPVVANGEIWTVDDAQRCRAVSGCDALMLGRGIVADPGLARALRAFDAGRPGSDTVVWADLVPHLMDFWRLVCADLEPRQRAGRLKQWLNLLRRRFPEAEQAYQQVRTMTDQKAITLWLSALQTGATAGYRAPAAPAA; this is translated from the coding sequence ATGGAGGGCTTGCTCGATTTTGTGCTGCGCGATGTGCTGACCCGCGTGGGCGGTGTGGACCGCTGTGTCTCCGAGTTCATTCGCATTACCGGTACCTTGCTGCCTGACAAGGTGTTCCTGCGCTATGTGCCGGAACTGCTCCACGGTGGGCGCACCCTGGCCGGTGTGCCCGTGCGGGCGCAGCTGCTGGGCTCTGACCCGGTGTGCATGGCCGAGAACGCTGCCAGCCTGGCCGCGCTGGGGCCCGAAGGCATCGACCTGAATTTCGGCTGCCCGGCCAAGGTGGTGAATCGCCATGGCGGGGGCGCCGCCTTGCTGCAGGAGCCCGAACGCATTGCCACCGTAGTCGCCGCCGTGCGCCGTGCGGTGCCTGCGCACATGCCGGTCTCCGCCAAAATGCGCCTGGGCTTTAACGATGCCAGCCTGGCGCGCGAATGTGCCCAGGCCATGGAGGACGGCGGCGCCTGCGAGATCGTGGTGCACGCACGCACCAAGCAGGACGGCTACCGGCCGCCCGCTTATTGGGAGCATATTCCGGCCCTGCGCGCGGCAGTATCGGTACCGGTGGTGGCCAATGGCGAGATCTGGACCGTGGACGATGCGCAGCGCTGCCGTGCGGTGTCGGGCTGCGACGCTCTCATGCTGGGCCGGGGCATCGTGGCCGACCCGGGCCTGGCCCGCGCCTTGCGCGCCTTTGATGCCGGGCGCCCGGGGAGCGATACCGTGGTGTGGGCCGACCTGGTGCCGCATCTCATGGATTTCTGGCGGCTGGTGTGCGCCGACCTGGAGCCGCGCCAGCGCGCCGGGCGGCTCAAGCAGTGGCTCAACCTGCTGCGCAGGCGCTTTCCCGAGGCTGAGCAGGCCTACCAGCAGGTGCGCACCATGACGGACCAGAAGGCCATCACCCTGTGGTTGAGCGCCTTGCAGACGGGTGCTACAGCAGGCTATCGGGCGCCAGCGGCCCCAGCAGCCTGA
- a CDS encoding class I SAM-dependent methyltransferase — protein MIEWNEQGEVRKAHWRSESGAPAPRRVELAMDTLSADSAYRLACAGTAMLWRSDFQNARLMLQALQRRIEDKPPKAAARAAAKIAASTPEEVFHLHRQAQSQRARTLSTLVIRVEGDYSIQLRRAPDWKEALTEAWGPATGEAQVVSLRELLGVVGAHEWRKKGVEIAALGDAPNNRIHPHYGVFSPVRGEYIDLVAHTPLPSKALAFDIGTGTGVLAAVLARRGVRRVVATENAPRALACARDNLQRLGLTAQVELQDMDLFPEGQAPLVVCNPPWMPARPSSPIEHAVYDEGSRMLRAFLAGLAAHLTPDGEGWLVLSDLAEHLGLRPRAQLLEWMAAGGLRVLERHDVRPVHAKATASGDALQAARAAEVTSLWRLAAIA, from the coding sequence ATGATCGAATGGAACGAACAGGGCGAGGTACGCAAGGCGCACTGGCGTTCCGAAAGCGGTGCCCCGGCGCCGCGCCGCGTGGAACTGGCCATGGACACCTTGTCCGCCGACTCCGCCTATCGCCTGGCCTGCGCCGGCACAGCCATGCTGTGGCGCAGCGATTTTCAGAACGCCCGGCTGATGCTGCAGGCCTTGCAGCGCCGTATCGAGGACAAGCCGCCCAAGGCGGCTGCCCGTGCTGCCGCCAAAATTGCGGCATCCACACCCGAAGAGGTGTTTCACTTGCACCGCCAGGCGCAGTCGCAGCGGGCGCGCACGCTCTCCACCCTGGTGATCCGGGTCGAAGGTGACTACAGCATCCAGCTGCGCCGCGCCCCCGACTGGAAAGAAGCGCTGACCGAAGCCTGGGGCCCCGCCACGGGCGAGGCGCAGGTGGTGTCGCTGCGCGAGCTGCTGGGCGTGGTGGGCGCGCATGAATGGCGCAAAAAAGGCGTGGAAATTGCCGCGCTGGGCGATGCGCCCAACAACCGCATCCATCCGCACTACGGCGTTTTCTCCCCGGTGCGCGGTGAGTACATTGACCTGGTGGCGCACACACCGCTGCCGTCCAAGGCGCTGGCGTTTGACATTGGCACGGGCACGGGCGTGCTCGCCGCTGTGCTGGCCCGCCGAGGCGTGCGCCGCGTGGTGGCCACCGAAAACGCGCCACGCGCCCTGGCTTGCGCCCGGGACAACCTGCAGCGCCTGGGGCTCACCGCGCAGGTCGAGCTGCAGGACATGGACCTGTTTCCCGAAGGGCAGGCGCCGCTCGTTGTCTGCAACCCGCCCTGGATGCCGGCACGGCCGAGCTCGCCCATCGAGCATGCGGTATACGACGAAGGCAGCCGCATGCTGCGCGCTTTTCTGGCCGGGCTGGCGGCGCACCTCACGCCGGATGGCGAAGGCTGGCTGGTGCTGTCCGACCTGGCTGAGCACCTGGGCCTGCGCCCGCGTGCACAGCTGCTGGAGTGGATGGCCGCGGGTGGCCTGCGTGTGCTGGAGCGCCACGATGTGCGCCCCGTGCACGCCAAGGCCACCGCATCGGGCGACGCGCTGCAAGCAGCGCGCGCGGCGGAGGTCACCTCGCTGTGGCGGCTGGCCGCCATCGCTTGA
- a CDS encoding GNAT family N-acetyltransferase — MSSIQVRPATLRDAKAIAQIHTLAAQAAYQGLVPEEQLKSLSIEKRQTYWREAIEFCEPQVQVAVEDEKIVGFVGFDRSRDEKSRPTTGEIWAIYAAPTHWDKGVGLALWDAARDGLQEEGCTNVTAWVPLRNERAIRFHELAGFKREMTTAKTAVVGGVKIEEVRLKRPLN, encoded by the coding sequence ATGTCCAGTATCCAGGTTCGTCCCGCCACGCTTCGCGATGCCAAAGCCATTGCCCAGATCCATACCCTTGCCGCACAAGCCGCCTACCAAGGCCTGGTGCCCGAGGAACAGTTGAAATCCCTCTCCATCGAAAAACGCCAGACCTACTGGCGTGAAGCCATCGAGTTCTGTGAGCCCCAGGTCCAGGTGGCCGTCGAGGATGAAAAAATTGTCGGTTTCGTCGGTTTCGATCGGTCGCGCGACGAAAAATCCCGCCCCACCACCGGTGAAATCTGGGCCATCTACGCGGCTCCCACGCACTGGGACAAAGGCGTGGGCCTGGCCCTGTGGGATGCCGCCCGTGACGGTCTCCAGGAAGAAGGCTGTACGAATGTCACCGCCTGGGTGCCGCTGCGCAACGAGCGCGCGATCCGGTTCCACGAACTTGCCGGCTTCAAGCGCGAAATGACCACGGCCAAGACGGCGGTGGTCGGCGGCGTGAAGATCGAGGAAGTGCGCCTCAAGCGCCCCTTGAATTAG
- a CDS encoding coniferyl aldehyde dehydrogenase: MNSADLQALFDAQYQASRAQVNVPLLVRRERLLRMRKLIDEHSGTLAAAVEADFGVRSQRLTEVADMFVLRTLISHTLKHLNRWSRPQKVRTPIYLQPASAMIQRQPLGVVGVVSPWNYPVQLALAPAITALAAGNRVMIKPSELTPHTSAQLGLLIAQFFAPDEVCVVQGDAAVAQAFSALPFDHLVFTGSTAVGRKVAQVAAANLTPTTLELGGKSPCIIDTSCDLQDAALKIAHGKLLNAGQTCIAPDYVLLPRGSESAFADAYRAAVARLFPRIAGNKDYASIISPRHLARLRTMLQQAQTQGADVQNMDPAPGAAPDPAAAVQDGGTSRQMAPVLVFGATSGMQLMQEEIFGPILPVVSYERLDDAIAHINAGPRPLALYWFGADDRVRDDVLARTVSGGVTVNDTLMHIAHDNLPFGGVGDSGWGAYHGESGYLRFCHQKSVLVQSRWAMGSLFYPPYGKRFDQVMGLLRRWL, encoded by the coding sequence ATGAACTCTGCCGATCTACAAGCCCTCTTCGACGCCCAGTACCAGGCCAGCCGTGCCCAGGTGAATGTGCCCCTGCTGGTGCGCCGTGAACGCCTGTTGCGCATGCGCAAACTCATCGACGAGCACAGTGGCACGCTGGCGGCAGCGGTCGAGGCTGATTTTGGCGTGCGTTCGCAACGGCTGACCGAGGTGGCCGACATGTTCGTGCTGCGCACCCTTATTTCGCACACGCTCAAGCACCTCAACCGCTGGAGTCGGCCGCAAAAGGTGCGCACCCCCATCTACCTGCAGCCTGCCAGCGCCATGATCCAGCGCCAGCCACTCGGCGTAGTGGGCGTGGTCTCCCCCTGGAACTACCCCGTGCAGCTCGCCCTGGCACCGGCCATTACTGCGCTGGCGGCAGGCAACCGGGTGATGATCAAGCCCAGCGAACTCACGCCGCACACCTCGGCGCAGCTGGGTTTGCTGATCGCCCAGTTTTTTGCCCCCGACGAAGTGTGTGTCGTGCAGGGCGATGCGGCGGTGGCGCAGGCGTTCAGCGCACTGCCGTTTGACCACCTGGTGTTCACCGGCTCCACTGCCGTAGGCCGCAAAGTGGCGCAGGTGGCTGCAGCCAACCTCACACCCACCACGCTGGAGCTGGGCGGCAAGTCGCCTTGCATCATCGATACCAGTTGCGACCTGCAGGACGCTGCCCTGAAGATTGCGCACGGCAAGTTGCTCAATGCCGGCCAGACCTGCATTGCTCCCGACTACGTGCTGCTGCCCCGGGGCAGCGAGAGCGCATTTGCCGACGCTTACCGCGCTGCCGTGGCGCGGCTGTTCCCGCGCATCGCGGGCAACAAGGACTACGCCTCCATCATCAGCCCCCGCCACTTGGCGCGCCTGCGCACCATGCTGCAGCAGGCCCAGACGCAGGGCGCCGACGTGCAGAACATGGACCCCGCACCGGGCGCCGCGCCCGACCCGGCTGCAGCCGTGCAAGACGGCGGCACCAGCCGCCAGATGGCACCGGTACTGGTGTTCGGCGCCACCTCGGGCATGCAGCTCATGCAGGAGGAAATCTTTGGCCCCATCCTGCCGGTGGTGTCGTACGAGCGGCTCGACGACGCCATTGCCCACATCAACGCCGGGCCACGCCCGCTGGCGCTGTACTGGTTTGGTGCCGACGACCGCGTGCGCGATGACGTACTCGCACGCACCGTGAGCGGTGGCGTGACGGTGAACGACACCCTCATGCACATTGCGCACGACAACCTGCCCTTTGGCGGCGTGGGCGACAGCGGCTGGGGCGCCTACCACGGCGAGTCAGGCTACCTGCGCTTTTGCCACCAGAAGTCGGTGCTGGTGCAGTCGCGCTGGGCCATGGGATCGCTGTTTTACCCGCCCTACGGCAAGCGTTTCGACCAGGTCATGGGTTTGCTGCGCCGCTGGCTTTAA